A stretch of DNA from Cellulomonas fengjieae:
GCGAAGGAGCAGCCAGCGCTCTACAGACAGCGACAACAGGCCGGCGCCGCGAAGGCGCGGACGAGGACGGCGGGGGCGGCAGTCTGCACGCGCATCGCTTCGTCCTCCGAGACCGGTTCGGTCGGTTGCCCCCCGCAGGCGCGGGACCGCAATCGGCCATGACGCTAGCGTCAACGCACGCGGGTGCGCAAAGCATCCCCACCAGGCGGACACCGCAGCGGCCGCCGCGGCGAACGCCACAGGCCGGGCCGCTAGGGCGCCGCGACCACGTTGATCATCCAGTCCACCCCGAACCGGTCGGTGCACATCCCGAAGACGTCGCCCCACTGCGCCTTCTCGAGCGGCTGCGTGATCGTGCCGCCCGTCGACAGCGTGTCCCAGTAGCGCCGCAGCTCGGCCTCGTCGTCCCCGTTGAGCGACATGGTGACGAAGCTGGTGCTGGAGCGCTCGGCGGAGAGCGGCGTGTCCGCCGCCATG
This window harbors:
- a CDS encoding VOC family protein, with protein sequence MKTHLNPYLSFRDTAREAMEFYQSVFGGELTMSTFAEFQVSDDPAESEKLMHANLTTPGGLIIMAADTPLSAERSSTSFVTMSLNGDDEAELRRYWDTLSTGGTITQPLEKAQWGDVFGMCTDRFGVDWMINVVAAP